The following proteins come from a genomic window of Aspergillus luchuensis IFO 4308 DNA, chromosome 3, nearly complete sequence:
- a CDS encoding F-box and WD domain protein (COG:S;~EggNog:ENOG410PJU2;~InterPro:IPR001810,IPR036322,IPR015943,IPR036047, IPR003903;~PFAM:PF00646,PF12937;~TransMembrane:2 (o365-383i395-413o);~go_function: GO:0005515 - protein binding [Evidence IEA]), translated as MQSEPTAVFDRSLSVDPSLDVPFNSTQHGNDSHGEHPVSGLRHQKSGDSSVGHDSCDGGQQSPLKEADPAPFNDTVSQYEHTVAPLIQKEEGVKSRKKQPSIYSGLSLEAFPNEVLTHILSHLPPPSLSSMALVSRHFHGLVTTPHAWRIAFSRYFPGPYTVEDGAWLSAAKSSETVTSDKRYFSRLTALASWRSEYIMRTRLLRSLSRGKPAQFEPSKKTGTVRAASVRNGSAVATYTSQLLYPVSHLHGTFGSEVKKKEPLFIHGASEQGFASASDPSTVKVGTWGLSDHQFFRHFADLFPGDAEYGLGSGDHVGAPNRMDVSQPYGMIYGEACPQGRTYFISTTEQRGRFLGIADSSSQPSLGIPALNLIATGVTAVWIAKSSNILKMTGGLVAMLSGSSTGVLTSYALGPHPTYEKRYERGQVTARWVLCPGVPIISISVDDSYSPKRHSRRRIWATVLNALGEVFYLSDLPRQPDVPTTKLSPEEYEQLAWKTGRSVRWELVELSRRIARLDPFSRDSVDGSYSPRSSSDAMKLNEEQIAAETKEIERFLSFKPKHFRKVCEGWDMRRELKVDFAGDDGHGAGESFLVINRGVGDDEKASIRRYTRKMTRHDASLSMHGSHNVENVPVPSIFGGPVKSPILSSVSSSSTTAPSRASSGLSETVCSISNTEWRITDFDFGDRKSVQITTSALDLSTYALLTIDEDPLIGMSGSSALSSATSSPLPHMKQSPGNAEVPGQRGRYLAVGTAAGTVFVWDIRSPTSKNAEVINHVSPIRIIQTESPQVSCVALTSLYLVHGGNDGLVQAWDPLASSTRPIRTINSRFSTRARRRLVQAEASIHGVGNNYYATGAICLDPDPTVLRGMVALGTHLRYWSYSSSGADQYKSSKRRLRRGLRGINSTPEGQRFNTSGRGALKDYIEDEKVEMERQKIADEKERAHLSHRFGVDLLGPDVDEEQLLAYAQLLSQEAYSSEAHKRGEAIESSAVSTSPSDTIGPNDSSVAPDELSSASSPYEDFADGDLDPDIAEAIRLSLLDDNKPGTDLDTDTGPFDPPSPSLSGPAVAESSRQQEIDDLEFAIQLSLAEAESQSGQHHPTEEFPALSPWAQPSPAGKDKGKGRA; from the exons ATGCAATCCGAGCCTACTGCAGTTTTCGACCGTTCGCTTTCGGTAGACCCCTCTTTAGACGTGCCCTTCAATTCTACTCAGCATGGAAATGATTCGCATGGTGAACACCCAGTCTCTGGGCTTCGCCATCAGAAGTCTGGGGACTCCAGTGTCGGTCATGACTCATGCGATGGCGGCCAGCAGTCGCCCTTGAAGGAGGCTGACCCTGCGCCGTTCAACGACACAGTCAGTCAGTATGAGCATACTGTCGCTCCGTTGATccagaaagaggagggagtgaAATCtaggaagaagcagccctCCATCTACTCGGGCTTGTCCCTGGAAGCCTTCCCCAATG AGGTTTTGACGCACATCCTGTCGCATCTgcctcccccttctctgtCCTCGATGGCCCTTGTGTCTCGCCATTTCCATGGTCTTGTCACGACGCCTCACGCATGGagaattgctttttctcgCTACTTTCCCGGCCCCTACACTGTCGAGGATGGCGCGTGGCTTTCCGCAGCGAAGTCGTCGGAAACGGTGACGTCTGATAAGCGGTATTTCTCCAGGCTGACTGCGCTGGCATCCTGGAGAAGTGAATATATCATGAGAACCCGCTTGCTCCGATCGCTCTCCAGAGGCAAGCCGGCGCAGTTCGAACCGTCCAAGAAAACTGGTACGGTGCGAGCGGCTAGCGTCCGGAATGGCAGCGCCGTAGCCACCTATACCTCACAGCTTCTGTACCCTGTCAGCCACTTGCACGGCACCTTCGGATCGGaagtcaagaagaaggagcctctcttcatccatggcgCTTCGGAGCAAGGCTTCGCGTCGGCTAGCGATCCCTCAACGGTGAAAGTCGGTACATGGGGCCTGTCTGACCACCAGTTCTTCCGACACTTTGCAGACCTGTTTCCCGGAGATGCAGAGTATGGACTAGGCTCTGGTGATCATGTTGGAGCTCCTAACCGCATGGATGTTAGCCAGCCCTATGGTATGATCTACGGCGAAGCATGTCCTCAAGGCCGTACATACTTCATCTCGACCACGGAGCAACGCGGGAGGTTCTTGGGCATCGCGGATTCCAGTTCACAGCCTAGTCTAGGAATCCCCGCGCTCAACTTGATTGCGACCGGTGTTACTGCGGTGTGGATTGCTAAATCCTCCAACATCCTTAAGATGACCGGCGGTCTGGTCGCGATGCTGTCAGGCTCCTCTACCGGAGTGCTCACATCCTACGCCCTTGGTCCTCACCCTACCTATGAAAAGAGGTACGAGAGGGGCCAAGTGACTGCTAGATGGGTGCTGTGTCCTGGTGTCCCCATCATATCTATCTCGGTTGATGATAGCTATTCCCCGAAACGTCATTCCCGTCGGCGGATCTGGGCGACCGTCCTGAACGCCTTGGGTGAGGTCTTCTACCTCTCTGACCTCCCGCGACAGCCTGATGTGCCTACCACAAAGCTGTCTCCTGAGGAATATGAGCAGCTTGCTTGGAAGACGGGCAGAAGTGTTCGTTGGGAGCTTGTTGAGTTAAGCCGACGCATTGCACGGCTTGATCCATTCAGTCGTGATTCGGTCGATGGCAGCTATAGCCCTCGGTCGTCGTCGGATGCCATGAAGCTCAACGAGGAACAGATAGCTGCAGAGACAAAGGAAATTGAGCGCTTCCTGTCCTTCAAGCCCAAGCATTTCCGGAAGGTATGCGAGGGATGGGACATGAGACGTGAATTGAAGGTTGATTTCGCTGGAGACGATGGTCACGGAGCCGGCGAATCGTTCCTGGTGATCAACCGGGGTGTGGGAGATGACGAGAAAGCTTCGATCCGCAGATACACGAGAAAGATGACTAGACATGATGCATCATTGTCGATGCATGGATCTCACAACGTGGAGAACGTGCCTGTACCGTCCATCTTTGGTGGGCCTGTCAAGTCTCCCATCCTCTCTTCTGTGAGCAGCTCAAGCACTACGGCCCCTTCTCGCGCTTCCAGTGGCTTGAGTGAGACGGTCTGCTCCATTTCAAACACCGAATGGCGCATTACAGATTTCGACTTTGGTGACAGAAAGTCGGTCCAGATCACTACGAGTGCCTTGGACCTCTCGACCTATGCTCTATTGACAATCGATGAAGATCCTCTCATCGGTATGTCGGGCAGCTCCGcactctcctccgccacgtCTTCGCCTCTTCCGCATATGAAGCAATCGCCTGGCAATGCAGAAGTGCCTGGTCAGCGAGGACGCTACTTGGCTGTGGGTACAGCGGCGGGAACGGTCTTTGTATGGGACATCCGGTCGCCTACGTCGAAGAATGCGGAAGTTATCAACCACGTTTCGCCCATTCGAATCATTCAAACTGAATCTCCTCAAGTTTCCTGTGTCGCTTTGACCTCGCTGTACCTAGTCCATGGTGGAAACGACGGCCTGGTGCAGGCCTGGGATCCCCTTGCTTCTTCGACTCGTCCAATTCGGACCATCAACTCACGATTTTCTACCCGCGCGCGCCGTCGACTTGTTCAAGCCGAGGCATCAATCCACGGTGTTGGCAACAATTACTATGCCACGGGCGCTATCTGCCTTGATCCCGATCCAACCGTTCTACGGGGCATGGTCGCCCTAGGAACCCACCTGCGCTACTGGTCCTACAGCTCCTCCGGCGCCGACCAATACAAGTCCAGCAAGCGTCGGCTCCGTCGCGGTCTTAGGGGTATCAACTCCACCCCAGAAGGTCAGCGCTTCAACACCAGCGGCCGCGGTGCACTCAAGGACTACATCGAAGACGAGAAGGTTGAAATGGAACGCCAAAAGATTGCTGACGAGAAGGAACGTGCCCACCTCAGCCACCGCTTTGGCGTCGACCTTCTCGGTCCAGACGTCGACGAAGAGCAGCTTCTTGCCTACGCTCAACTCCTCAGCCAAGAGGCCTACTCCAGCGAAGCCCACAAACGCGGTGAAGCAATCGAGAGCTCAGCAGTGAGCACCTCGCCCAGCGACACCATTGGGCCAAACGACAGCTCTGTCGCACCCGATGAGCTATCCTCTGCATCGTCGCCTTACGAAGACTTCGCCGATGGCGACCTCGATCCCGATATCGCTGAAGCCATCCGTCTTAGTCTCCTCGATGACAACAAGCCCGGCACCGACCTGGACACAGACACTGGTCCCTTCGACCCACCCTCCCCGTCTCTATCAGGCCCAGCCGTCGCAGAAAGCAGTCGCCAACAAGAGATCGATGATCTCGAGTTCGCAATCCAGCTAAGTCTCGCAGAAGCAGAGAGTCAATCGGGCCAGCACCACCCGACGGAGGAATTCCCGGCTCTGTCACCGTGGGCGCAGCCATCTCCTGCTGGGAAGGACAAAGGGAAGGGTCGCGCTTAG
- the MRE11 gene encoding MRX complex nuclease subunit (BUSCO:EOG09262GVX;~COG:L;~EggNog:ENOG410PG13;~InterPro:IPR003701,IPR029052,IPR041796,IPR038487, IPR007281,IPR004843;~PFAM:PF00149,PF04152;~go_component: GO:0005634 - nucleus [Evidence IEA];~go_component: GO:0030870 - Mre11 complex [Evidence IEA];~go_function: GO:0004519 - endonuclease activity [Evidence IEA];~go_function: GO:0008408 - 3'-5' exonuclease activity [Evidence IEA];~go_function: GO:0016787 - hydrolase activity [Evidence IEA];~go_function: GO:0030145 - manganese ion binding [Evidence IEA];~go_process: GO:0006302 - double-strand break repair [Evidence IEA]): MPRLDDSETIRILVSTDNHVGYNERDPIRGDDSWKSFHEVMCLAKEQDVDMVLLAGDLFHENKPSRKSMYQVMRSIRMNCLGDKPCELEMLSDASENFQGAFNHVNYEDLDINVAIPIFSIHGNHDDPSGEGHLAALDLLQVSGLINYYGRTPESDNIQIKPVLLQKGRTKLALYGMSNVRDERLFRTFRDGKVKFYQPSIQKDDWFNLMSVHQNHYAHTETGYLPENFLPEFLDLVIWGHEHECLINPRLNPETKFHVMQPGSSVATSLVPGESVAKHVAILSITGREFKCEPIRLKSVRPFAMREIILSEEKGAQKLARKDNNRTEVTRLLMEIVEELIEEAKTEWLEMQDDTAEDEELEIPLPLVRLRVETSTPEGGSYDCENPQRFSNRFVGKVANVNDVVQFYRKKKNTNSTRKPGETDLDETAVSHLSTLDTVKVEQLVRDFLSAQSLTILPQNSFGDAVAQFIDKDDKHALEMFVNESLESQMKHLLALDRDNDLEEEEEVAESSLQKAMERYRTQMEDMFSRGIKKRTRGKKRFKPKPDGWDTEFDGVWEDQPGALIHSDNEDGDPNEDVAGEDGAEAPTTSRTTSSTRGRGRGRGGRATTTTATATTRKTATTKAAPTTASKKTTTSSASTKTRKRRPVSSDEEDEQEDVIMLDDDDDDDDNAAANIDEDEEDDDDEDSLFVKQPAKPATTRSRRTTKTTSTSQRRKAPSPAPSSNTIGGTAQATRKTRGKQATQTTLNFVGSQSSVRGTAGSGRSTRATRAASEDIEDDSDAFEPMASSARRR; this comes from the exons ATGCCCAGATTAGATG ACTCGGAAACGATCCGCATTCTCGTCTCAACAGACAACCATGTCGGATACAATGAACGGGATCCCATCCGTGGCGATGACAGCTGGAAAAGCTTTCATGAGGTGATGTGTCTGGCCAAGGAGCAAGATGTAGACATGGTGCTCCTGGCAGGCGATCTTTTCCACGAGAACAAGCCATCGCGCAAGTCGATGTACCAAGTCATGCGCTCCATTCGCATGAACTGTCTCGGCGATAAGCCTTGCGAACTGGAGATGCTGAGTGATGCGAGCGAAAACTTTCAGGGTGCTTTCAACCACGTAAACTACGAGGATCTGGATATCAACGTGGCTATCCCCATTTTCTCAATCCACGGCAACCACGATGATCCGTCCGGAGAGGGACATCTGGCTGCATTGGACCTGCTTCAGGTGTCTGGGTTAATCAACTACTATGGGCGGACCCCCGAGTCGGACAATATCCAAATTAAGCCGGTTTTGCTTCAGAAAGGGCGCACGAAACTTGCTCTTTACGGTATGAGCAACGTCCGCGATGAACGTCTATTCCGCACATTTCGAGACGGCAAGGTCAAGTTTTACCAGCCCTCGATCCAGAAAGACGACTGGTTCAACTTAATGTCCGTCCATCAGAACCATTACGCACATACCGAGACAGGCTACCTACCCGAGAATTTCCTCCCCGAATTCCTAGACCTCGTCATCTGGGGCCACGAACACGAGTGTCTGATCAACCCGCGACTGAACCCCGAGACCAAGTTTCATGTCATGCAGCCCGGTTCATCAGTGGCGACATCCCTGGTGCCTGGCGAGTCAGTGGCCAAACATGTAGCCATTCTCAGCATCACGGGCCGGGAGTTCAAATGCGAGCCCATCCGCCTCAAGTCCGTCCGCCCGTTCGCCATGCGCGAAATCATCCTCTCCGAAGAGAAAGGCGCGCAAAAGCTTGCCCGCAAGGACAACAACCGCACGGAAGTAACCCGTCTTCTTATGGAAATCGTCGAAGAACTCATCGAAGAAGCGAAAACGGAATGGCTAGAAATGCAAGACGACACcgcagaagacgaagagcTAGAAATCCCATTGCCACTAGTACGACTGCGCGTCGAAACATCAACCCCGGAAGGAGGCAGTTATGACTGCGAAAACCCACAGCGATTCTCCAACCGCTTCGTAGGCAAAGTCGCCAACGTGAACGACGTCGTCCAATTCTAccgcaagaagaaaaacaccAACAGCACGCGCAAACCGGGAGAAACCGATCTCGACGAGACAGCAGTCTCACATCTCTCCACCCTCGACACCGTCAAAGTCGAACAATTAGTGCGCGACTTCCTCTCCGCACAAtctctcaccatcctcccacAAAACTCCTTCGGTGACGCAGTCGCCCAATTCATCGACAAAGACGACAAGCACGCATTGGAAATGTTCGTCAACGAGTCCCTTGAAAGCCAAATGAAGCACCTACTAGCCCTAGATCGCGACAACGATctagaggaggaagaagaagtagcaGAAAGCTCGTTACAAAAAGCCATGGAGAGATATCGCACGCAAATGGAAGACATGTTCTCCCGCGGCATCAAGAAACGCACCCGCGGCAAGAAGCGCTTCAAGCCCAAGCCCGACGGTTGGGACACCGAATTCGACGGTGTCTGGGAGGACCAGCCCGGCGCTCTTATCCACTCCGACAATGAGGATGGAGACCCCAACGAAGACGTAGCCGGCGAGGATGGCGCCGAAGCACCCACCACATCAcgaacaacatcatccacccGCGGCCGCGGCCGAGGCCGTGGCGGCagagccaccaccaccaccgctaccGCTACAACTCGCAAAACCGCCACCACAAAAGCAGCACCTACTACTGCTTCCAAGAaaaccaccacatcatctgCATCTACCAAGACCCGCAAACGCCGCCCCGTCTcctccgacgaagaagacgaacaAGAAGACGTCATAATGctcgacgacgacgatgacgacgacgacaacgcAGCCGCCAAcatcgacgaggatgaggaggacgacgacgacgaagactcCCTCTTCGTAAAACAACCCGCCAAACCAGCCACCACTAGATCCCGCAGAACAACAAAAACAACCAGCACGAGCCAACGCCGCAAAGCCCCATCTCCAGCGCCTTCATCCAATACAATTGGAGGAACGGCACAAGCTACGCGCAAAACTCGgggcaagcaagcaaccCAGACGACGCTGAATTTCGTGGGATCGCAAAGCAGTGTGCGTGGGACGGCGGGGTCAGGGAGATCGACGAGGGCGACGAGGGCGGCGAGTGAGGATATTGAGGATGATAGTGATGCGTTTGAGCCGATGGCGAGTAGTGCGAGGCGGAGATAG
- a CDS encoding acyclic terpene utilization AtuA family protein (COG:S;~EggNog:ENOG410PJDF;~InterPro:IPR010839;~PFAM:PF07287): MAQRSIRIAGASGSNADRRHAIAEFARNYPHDPVDVIIADYMSEANMVASAARTVEQQQRKAQGTHGSSAIEAPGYEVGFLQALDPALSDLAKYGIKVAVNAGNTDTEGLYNVVKQMVEAKGLNLKVAWVSGDQVLSTVKAALSSGKSAFANIYTGESLSDWPFEPIFAQCYLGGLGIAAALSQGADIVLCGRVSDASPVIGAAYWFHGWNRADLDQLANAFVAGHLIECSNYVCGGNFTGFKALEHIGPDGWSNIGYPIAEISPEGKVIITMQSYARGGAVTIDTCSSQLLYEIQGPWYFNSDVTAILNDIHFEQVSPNRVALHGVRSGPPPPTTKVGITARGGFQAEAIYFLVGLDIPSKARMLESQVRRLLSPYTPKFTSLQFSTLGSAPENPDNQDSATVCLRIVAQARHAEDLSPMHFLRSIVDTIMQGYPGATFHLDTRQGFPRPVYEYHVTLLPQSDINHQVHLPWLHQTLTIPPPPITKSYPSRQPSQSLTDNPTLDFGPTIRGPLGWIVHARSGDKGPDANCGFWVRHADEYRWLRSLLSVSGIKELLGEKYTANPELRVERFELQNLRAVHFLFRNLLDRGVGVTTTVDFLGKNVAEFLRARHVDLPVKFLERGKL; this comes from the exons ATGGCCCAACGCTCGATCCGTATAGCTG GAGCCTCTGGGTCCAATGCTGACCGTCGCCATGCCATCGCCGAGTTCGCTCGCAATTATCCTCACGATCCAGTCGATGTGATCATTGCTGACTACATGAGCGAGGCGAATATGGTGGCATCAGCGGCTCGTACAGTagaacagcagcagcgtAAAGCACAAGGCACGCATGGATCCTCGGCGATCGAGGCACCAGGCTATGAAGTTGGCTTTCTCCAAGCTCTGGACCCAGCCCTGTCAGACCTGGCAAAATACGGCATCAAAGTGGCGGTGAATGCAGGAAACACGGACACAGAGGGCCTCTACAACGTGGTCAAGCAGATGGTGGAAGCAAAAGGACTGAACCTCAAG GTAGCTTGGGTCTCCGGAGACCAAGTCCTGTCCACCGTCAAAGCTGCATTGTCGTCGGGCAAGTCAGCCTTCGCCAATATCTATACCGGCGAATCCCTCTCCGATTGGCCTTTCGAGCCTATATTTGCCCAGTGCTACTTGGGAGGACTCGGAATCGCCGCCGCTCTATCCCAAGGAGCTGACATCGTACTCTGCGGACGAGTCTCCGATGCGTCCCCAGTCATTGGAGCGGCGTACTGGTTCCATGGCTGGAACCGTGCTGACCTTGATCAGCTAGCCAACGCATTCGTAGCCGGTCATCTCATTGAATGCAGCAACTATGTCTGCGGCGGCAACTTCACCGGCTTCAAGGCCCTGGAACACATCGGTCCTGACGGCTGGTCCAACATCGGATATCCCATTGCGGAGATCTCCCCGGAGGGTAAAGTAATCATTACCATGCAATCATACGCGCGTGGAGGCGCCGTCACCATCGACACCTGCTCATCGCAGCTTCTATACGAGATTCAAGGCCCATGGTACTTCAACTCCGACGTAACTGCCATCTTGAACGACATCCACTTCGAGCAAGTCAGCCCCAACCGCGTCGCCCTCCACGGGGTCCGCTCTggaccaccacccccaactaCCAAAGTCGGCATCACAGCCCGCGGAGGCTTCCAAGCGGAAGCGATCTACTTCCTCGTAGGCCTCGACATCCCATCCAAGGCACGCATGCTCGAATCCCAAGTCCGCCGACTCCTATCACCGTATACCCCCAAGTTCACCAGTCTCCAATTCTCAACCCTCGGCTCTGCCCCCGAAAACCCCGACAACCAAGACAGCGCCACCGTCTGCCTTCGCATCGTCGCCCAAGCCCGCCACGCAGAAGACCTCTCCCCAATGCACTTCCTCCGCTCCATCGTCGACACCATCATGCAAGGCTACCCGGGGGCCACTTTCCACCTTGACACCCGCCAGGGTTTCCCCCGCCCCGTCTACGAATACCACGTCACCCTCCTGCCCCAATCCGACATCAACCATCAAGTCCACCTCCCCTGGCTCCACCAAACCCTCACtatcccaccccctccaatAACAAAATCCTACCCATCCCGCCAACCCTCCCAATCCCTCACCGACAACCCCACTCTAGACTTCGGCCCCACCATCCGTGGCCCTTTGGGCTGGATCGTCCACGCCCGGTCTGGCGACAAGGGTCCCGACGCGAACTGCGGGTTCTGGGTCCGTCATGCAGACGAGTACCGCTGGCTGCGGTCATTGTTGTCTGTGTCGGGAATCAAGGAACTCCTGGGAGAGAAGTATACTGCCAATCCGGAGCTGAGGGTTGAGAGGTTCGAGTTGCAGAATTTGAGGGCTGTACACTTTCTGTTTAGAAATTTATTGGATAGAGGGGTGGGGGTCACTACGACGGTGGACTTCTTGGGGAAGAATGTTGCCGAGTTTCTCAGGGCCAGACATGTTGATTTGCCGgttaaatttctagaaaggGGGAAGTTGTAG
- a CDS encoding pyridoxamine 5'-phosphate oxidase family protein (COG:S;~EggNog:ENOG410PNSD;~InterPro:IPR011576,IPR012349;~PFAM:PF01243;~TransMembrane:1 (i224-244o)): protein MPTFWPSITPELRDWALRQSVFFVASAPLQGRHVNVSPKGFPDSSFAILGPNEAAYVDATGSGSETISHVRENGRLTIMFCSFDASPGIVRFFCTGSVIEYDEPEFPGYLERMGGKKVVGARAIIRLNVFKVQRSCGYGVPRLSLQVDPETNNTKPYLQDRDTLGHWTGKRVESNELRTYQKEWNVRSLDGLPGLHTALKDNHQLVWLKQLGNWTRRHRDEIEMVKTSILLLFISMAILQWAGYV from the exons ATGCCAACCTTTTGGCCGTCAATTACCCCAGAGCTTCGAGACTGGGCTTTGCGACAAAGCGTCTTTTTCGTGGCCTCTGCACCTCTGCAAGGACGACATGTAAATGTGTCGCCCAAAGGATTTCCTGACTCGTCCTTCGCCATCCTTGGTCCTAACGAGGCAGCTTACGTTGATGCCACCGGCTCCGGGAGTGAGACCATCAGCCATGTGCGTGAGAACGGTCGACTTACCATCATGTTCTGCTCATTTGATGCCTCGCCAGGCATCGtgcgcttcttctgcacTGGCTCCGTGATCGAGTACGATGAGCCTGAGTTCCCTGGGTACCTCGAGCGGATGGGAGGCAAGAAAGTGGTGGGAGCGCGGGCTATCATCCGTCTGAATGTCTTCAAG GTCCAACGTTCTTGTGGTTATGGTGTCCCGCGATTGTCCCTGCAAGTCGACCCCGaaaccaacaacaccaagcCGTATCTCCAAGATCGCGATACCCTAGGCCATTGGACAGGCAAAAGAGTCGAGTCCAATGAGCTTCGCACCTATCAGAAGGAGTGGAACGTACGAAGTCTGGACGGGCTACCTGGACTACACACTGCGCTCAAGGATAACCATCAGCTTGTCTGGTTGAAGCAGTTGGGCAACTGGACTCGTCGTCACAGAGACGAGATCGAGATGGTCAAAACCTCCATTCTGTTGTTGTTTATTTCTATGGCTATCCTGCAATGGGCAGGATACGTGTAA
- the ALD5 gene encoding aldehyde dehydrogenase family protein (COG:C;~EggNog:ENOG410PFKN;~InterPro:IPR015590,IPR029510,IPR016160,IPR016161, IPR016162,IPR016163;~PFAM:PF00171;~go_function: GO:0016491 - oxidoreductase activity [Evidence IEA];~go_function: GO:0016620 - oxidoreductase activity, acting on the aldehyde or oxo group of donors, NAD or NADP as acceptor [Evidence IEA];~go_process: GO:0055114 - oxidation-reduction process [Evidence IEA]), whose translation MSDLYATITTPNGVKYEQPLGLFIDGEFVKGADGKTFETINPATEKPIVSVYEASEKDVDTAVAAARKAFEGEWRHVTPSTRGRMLTKLADLFERDAEILVAIEALDNGKSITMARGDIAAAAGCLRYYGGWADKIHGQTIDTNSETLNYTRHEPIGVCGQIIPWNFPLLMWSWKIGPAIATGNTVVLKTAEQTPLSGLYAAKLVKEAGIPAGVVNVISGFGRVAGSAISHHMDIDKVAFTGSTLVGRTILQAAAKSNLKKVTLELGGKSPNIVFNDADIDNAISWANFGIFYNHGQCCCAGSRILVQEGIYDKFVARLKERALQNKVGDPFAQDTFQGPQVSQLQFDRIMEYIQHGKDAGATVAVGGERHGTEGYFIQPTVFTDVTSDMKINQEEIFGPVVTVQKFKDVEDAIKIGNSTSYGLAAGIHTKDVTTAIRVSNALRAGTVWVNSYNMLSYQVPFGGFKESGIGRELGSYALENYTQIKAVHYRLGDALF comes from the exons ATGTCTGACCTCTACGCTACCATCACGACCCCTAACGGCGTCAAGTATGAACAGCCTCTGGGCTT GTTCATTGACGGCGAATTCGTCAAGGGTGCCGATGGCAAGACTTTCGAGACCATCAACCCCGCCACCGAGAAGCCCATTGTCTCCGTCTATGAGGCCTCGGAGAAGGATGTGGACACCGCCGTTGCCGCTGCTCGCAAGGCCTTCGAGGGCGAATGGCGCCATGTCACTCCTTCCACCCGTGGCCGCATGCTGACCAAGCTTGCCGACCTTTTCGAGCGTGATGCCGAGATCCTGGTTGCTATCGAAGCCCTGGACAACGGCAAGTCTATCACCATGGCCAGGGGTGATatcgctgccgctgccggttGCCTGCGCTACTATGGTGGCTGGGCCGACAAGATCCATGGTCAGACCATCGACACCAACTCTGAGACCCTGAACTACACTCGCCACGAACCCATCGGTGTCTGCGGACAGATCATCCCCTGGAACTTCCCCTTGCTGATGTGGTCTTGGAAGATTGGTCCTGCCATCGCTACCGGTAACACGGTTGTCCTCAAGACTGCCGAGCAGACTCCTCTGTCCGGTCTCTATGCTGCCAAGCTGGTCAAGGAGGCTGGCATCCCCGCCGGTGTGGTTAACGTCATCTCCGGTTTCGGTCGTGTGGCCGGTTCCGCCATCTCTCACCACATGGACATCGACAAGGTCGCCTTCACTGGCTCCACCCTTGTTGGTCGTACTATCCTCCAGGCCGCCGCCAAGAGTAACCTCAAGAAGGTGACCCTCGAGCTGGGTGGCAAGTCCCCCAACATTGTCTTCAACGATGCCGACATTGACAACGCTATCTCCTGGGCCAACTTCGGTATCTTCTACAACCACGGTCAGTGCTGCTGCGCGGGTTCCCGTATCCTGGTTCAGGAAGGCATCTACGACAAGTTCGTTGCGCGTCTCAAGGAGCGTGCTCTCCAGAACAAGGTCGGTGACCCCTTCGCCCAGGACACCTTCCAGGGTCCCCAGGTTTCGCAGCTCCAGTTCGACCGCATCATGGAGTACATCCAGCACGGTAAGGATGCCGGTGCTACCGTTGCTGTCGGTGGTGAGCGTCACGGCACCGAGGGTTACTTCATCCAGCCTACCGTCTTCACCGACGTCACCTCCGACATGAAGATCAACCAGGAGGAGATCTTCGGTCCCGTCGTCACTGTCCAGAAGTTCAAGGACGTTGAGGATGCTATCAAGATCGGCAACAGCACTTCTTATG GTCTTGCTGCCGGTATCCACACCAAGGAtgtcaccaccgccatccgTGTTTCCAACGCTCTCCGTGCTGG AACCGTCTGGGTCAACAGCTACAACATGCTCTCCTACCAGGTTCCCTTCGGAGGTTTCAAGGAGTCCGGTATCGGCCGCGAGCTCGGCTCGTACGCCCTTGAGAACTACACCCAGATCAAGGCCGTCCACTACCGTCTGGGCGATGCTCtcttctaa